A genomic region of uncultured Roseibium sp. contains the following coding sequences:
- the rpmD gene encoding 50S ribosomal protein L30, producing MANTEKTVTVEQIGSPLRRPKDQRATLIGLGLNKMHRRSTLKDTPEVRGMINKVQHLVRVVEDA from the coding sequence ATGGCGAACACCGAAAAGACTGTTACGGTCGAACAGATCGGTAGCCCGCTGCGCCGTCCGAAGGACCAGCGCGCGACGCTCATCGGTCTTGGGCTGAACAAGATGCATCGCCGTTCCACGCTGAAGGATACTCCTGAAGTGCGCGGAATGATCAACAAGGTCCAGCATCTCGTTCGCGTCGTCGAAGACGCATAA
- the rplO gene encoding 50S ribosomal protein L15 — translation MKLNELRDNEGAVKERTRVGRGIGSGKGKTGGRGVKGQKSRSGVAIKGFEGGQMPLHRRLPKRGFTNIFAKDYNTVSVGRVQKAIDAGKLNASETVTVETLKAAGVVKRVRDGVRIVANGELTAAVTFEVAGASKGAVAAIEKAGGKVAVLGAQA, via the coding sequence ATGAAGCTCAACGAACTTCGTGACAACGAAGGTGCCGTAAAAGAGCGCACCCGCGTTGGACGCGGCATCGGTTCCGGCAAGGGCAAGACCGGTGGTCGTGGTGTCAAGGGTCAGAAGTCCCGTTCCGGCGTTGCGATCAAGGGTTTTGAAGGCGGCCAGATGCCGCTTCACCGCCGTCTGCCGAAGCGTGGATTTACGAACATTTTCGCCAAGGACTACAACACCGTGTCCGTCGGCCGTGTTCAGAAAGCCATCGATGCAGGCAAGCTCAACGCGTCGGAGACCGTTACGGTCGAAACGCTCAAGGCTGCCGGCGTTGTCAAAAGGGTCCGCGACGGTGTCCGCATCGTGGCCAACGGCGAATTGACTGCCGCCGTGACCTTTGAAGTTGCCGGTGCCTCCAAGGGCGCTGTCGCAGCAATCGAAAAAGCGGGCGGCAAGGTTGCCGTTCTGGGAGCTCAGGCTTAA
- the rpsE gene encoding 30S ribosomal protein S5, with protein MARQDNRDREERDSEFVDKLVHINRVAKVVKGGRRFGFAALVVVGDQKGRVGFGHGKAREVPEAIRKATEAAKRTMIRVPLREGRTLHHDVEGRHGAGKVLLRAAPAGTGIIAGGPMRAVFETLGVQDVVAKSLGTSNPYNMVRATFAALTKEDSPRSVAARRGLKVSVLQSRRRDNNEEATPAAAEA; from the coding sequence ATGGCGAGACAGGATAATCGCGATCGCGAAGAGCGAGACAGCGAATTCGTCGACAAGCTCGTACACATCAACCGCGTTGCGAAAGTGGTCAAGGGTGGCCGTCGCTTCGGCTTCGCCGCGCTTGTCGTGGTTGGTGACCAGAAGGGCCGTGTCGGCTTTGGTCATGGCAAGGCGCGTGAAGTGCCGGAAGCCATCCGCAAGGCTACGGAAGCCGCGAAACGCACGATGATCCGTGTGCCCCTGCGCGAAGGCCGGACGCTCCACCACGACGTGGAAGGCCGTCACGGCGCAGGCAAGGTGCTGCTGCGTGCAGCTCCGGCCGGTACCGGTATCATCGCAGGTGGCCCGATGCGTGCCGTTTTCGAAACGCTCGGTGTTCAGGACGTTGTTGCCAAGTCTCTCGGGACTTCGAACCCTTACAACATGGTTCGCGCTACGTTTGCCGCCTTGACGAAGGAAGACAGCCCGCGCTCCGTCGCTGCGCGCCGGGGCCTGAAGGTCTCCGTGCTGCAGTCCAGGCGCCGTGACAACAACGAAGAGGCTACTCCGGCTGCTGCCGAGGCTTGA
- a CDS encoding adenylate kinase: MRLILVGPPGAGKGTQATRLVETYGIPQLSTGDMLRAAVAAQTPVGLKAKAVMDAGGLVSDEIVVGIIRDRTAEEDARNGFILDGFPRTLAQAEALDQMLTENGSKLDAVLELRVDQTQLVDRIIKRAEDAKAAGQPVRKDDDPEVFKQRLEAYNRDTAVVVPYYEKSGLLSVVDGMQSIDEVSASIESVLQGLDEKV, translated from the coding sequence ATGAGGCTTATTCTGGTAGGACCGCCGGGGGCGGGCAAGGGAACACAGGCGACCCGCCTGGTCGAGACGTACGGCATCCCTCAGCTGTCCACCGGAGACATGCTTCGAGCTGCAGTGGCAGCACAGACCCCCGTCGGACTGAAGGCCAAGGCCGTCATGGATGCAGGCGGCCTCGTGTCCGACGAGATCGTCGTCGGCATCATTCGCGACCGCACCGCCGAGGAAGACGCCAGAAACGGATTCATCCTCGACGGCTTCCCGCGCACGCTCGCCCAGGCGGAAGCACTCGACCAGATGCTCACCGAGAACGGCTCGAAACTGGATGCGGTCCTCGAGCTGCGCGTCGACCAGACACAACTCGTCGACCGGATCATCAAGCGTGCCGAAGACGCAAAGGCTGCAGGGCAACCGGTGCGCAAGGACGATGATCCCGAGGTGTTCAAACAGCGCCTTGAAGCCTACAACCGGGACACGGCCGTCGTGGTGCCTTACTACGAGAAATCCGGGCTGCTTTCGGTGGTCGATGGGATGCAGTCCATCGACGAAGTTTCGGCCTCCATAGAATCCGTCCTGCAAGGACTTGACGAGAAGGTTTAA
- the secY gene encoding preprotein translocase subunit SecY: MASAAEQLASNLNFSAFAKAEELKKRIWFTLGALLVYRLGTYIPMPGIDPVAFAQIFSQAQTGIIGMVNMFTGGAIERMAIFALGIMPYISASIIMQLMTTVVPTLEQLKKEGEQGRKVINQYTRYGTVVLAAFQAYGISVGLEAQNVVTDPGWFFRASTVITLVGGTMFLMWLGEQITSRGIGNGISLIIFAGIVAGLPSAVVQTLELGRQGSLATWIILGVIILAIAVIGFIVFMERAQRRLLIQYPKRQMGNRMFEGNTSFLPLKLNTAGVIPPIFASSLLLVPATFAGFNQGGGNEWLTYITAALGHGQPLFMVFYAAMIIFFCFFYTAIVFNPSDTADNLKKHGGFIPGIRPGERTAQYIDYVLTRITVVGAIYITIVCLLPEFLISATGVPFYFGGTSLLIVVSVTMDTVSQIQGHLLAHQYEGLVKKAKLRGKRR, encoded by the coding sequence ATGGCATCGGCCGCCGAGCAACTGGCTTCAAATCTGAATTTCTCAGCTTTCGCCAAGGCTGAAGAACTCAAAAAGCGCATCTGGTTCACGCTGGGGGCGCTTTTGGTTTATCGACTGGGCACTTACATTCCCATGCCCGGCATCGATCCGGTCGCCTTTGCGCAGATCTTCAGCCAGGCGCAGACCGGCATCATCGGCATGGTGAACATGTTCACCGGCGGTGCGATCGAACGCATGGCGATCTTCGCACTTGGCATCATGCCCTATATTTCCGCCTCCATCATCATGCAGCTGATGACGACGGTCGTTCCGACCCTCGAGCAGCTGAAGAAGGAAGGCGAACAGGGCCGCAAGGTCATCAACCAGTACACGCGCTACGGCACCGTCGTTCTGGCCGCGTTCCAGGCCTACGGTATTTCCGTTGGTCTCGAAGCCCAGAATGTGGTGACGGATCCGGGCTGGTTCTTCCGCGCCTCGACAGTGATCACGCTTGTCGGCGGAACCATGTTCCTGATGTGGCTCGGTGAGCAGATCACGTCGCGTGGCATCGGTAACGGTATCTCCCTGATCATCTTTGCCGGGATCGTCGCCGGACTGCCTTCCGCGGTCGTTCAGACGCTGGAACTCGGACGCCAGGGATCGCTGGCAACCTGGATCATCCTTGGCGTGATTATCCTCGCGATCGCCGTCATCGGTTTCATCGTTTTCATGGAGCGTGCGCAGAGGCGTCTTCTGATCCAGTATCCGAAACGCCAGATGGGCAACCGCATGTTCGAGGGCAACACCTCGTTCCTGCCGCTCAAGCTGAACACTGCGGGTGTGATTCCGCCGATCTTCGCATCGTCGCTTCTGCTTGTTCCGGCGACGTTCGCCGGGTTCAACCAGGGTGGTGGAAACGAGTGGCTGACCTACATCACTGCGGCGCTTGGTCACGGGCAGCCCCTGTTCATGGTGTTCTACGCAGCCATGATCATTTTCTTCTGTTTCTTCTACACGGCCATTGTCTTCAATCCGAGCGACACAGCCGATAATCTCAAGAAACACGGCGGTTTCATCCCGGGTATCCGTCCGGGCGAGCGGACCGCCCAATACATCGACTACGTCCTCACTCGCATCACCGTGGTAGGTGCGATTTACATCACCATCGTTTGTCTATTACCCGAATTCCTCATTTCGGCGACTGGCGTTCCGTTCTATTTCGGTGGAACCTCGTTGCTGATTGTCGTGAGCGTGACAATGGATACAGTGTCACAGATCCAGGGACACCTGCTCGCGCATCAGTATGAGGGCCTGGTGAAAAAAGCAAAACTGAGGGGGAAACGTCGATGA